One Miscanthus floridulus cultivar M001 chromosome 11, ASM1932011v1, whole genome shotgun sequence DNA window includes the following coding sequences:
- the LOC136494051 gene encoding methylthioribose kinase 1-like yields the protein MAAEADQGFHPLDQASLVAYIKATPALASRLGGGSLDSIEIKEVGDGNLNFVYIVQSEAGAIVVKQALPYVRCVGDSWPMTRERAYFEASTLREHGRLCPEHTPEVYHFDRAMSLMGMRYIEPPHIILRKGLIAGVEYPLLADHVSDYMAKTLFFTSLLYNNTTHHKNGVAKYSENVEMCRLTEQVVFSDPYRVSQYNRWTSPYLDEDSEAVRQDDELKLEVAELKSMFIERAQALIHGDLHTGSIMVTTGSTQVIDPEFGFYGPMGFDIGAFLGNLILAYYAQNGHADQANDRKAYKKWILKTIEESWNLFQKKFIELWNKHKEGNGEAYLPDIYNNSKLLSVAQKKYMTNLFHDSLGFGSAKMIRRIVGIAHVEDLESIKDASKRADCERAALNCAKAILKGRRQFETIEQVIEHIQSFDQD from the exons ATGGCCGCGGAGGCGGATCAGGGCTTCCACCCGCTGGACCAGGCGTCCCTGGTCGCCTACATCAAGGCCACGCCGGCGCTCGCCTCCCGCCTCGGCGGCGGCAGCCTGGACTCCATCGAGATCAAGGAGGTCGGCGACGGCAACCTCAACTTCGTCTACATCGTGCAGTccgaagccggcgccatcgtcgtCAAGCAG GCGCTCCCGTACGTGCGCTGCGTGGGGGACTCGTGGCCGATGACGCGGGAGCGCGCCTACTTCGAGGCCTCCACGCTGCGGGAGCACGGCCGCCTGTGCCCGGAGCACACCCCCGAGGTGTACCACTTCGACCGGGCCATGTCACTGATGGGGATGCGCTACATCGAGCCCCCGCACATCATCCTCCGCAAGGGCCTCATCGCCGGCGTCGAGTACCCGCTGCTCGCCGACCATGTGTCCGATTACATGGCCAAGACGCTCTTCTTCACCTCCCTCCTCTATAACAACACCACGCACCATAAGAACGGAG TTGCTAAGTACTCTGAGAATGTGGAGATGTGTAGGCTCACGGAACAAGTTGTGTTCTCGGACCCATACCGTGTCTCTCAATATAATCGGTGGACCTCGCCTTATCTTGACGAAGATTCTGAGGCAGTTCGACAGGACGATGAGCTCAAGTTGGAAGTAGCTGAATTGAAATCGAT GTTTATCGAGAGAGCTCAGGCTCTGATTCATGGAGATCTCCACACTGGTTCTATCATGGTGACCACAGGTTCAACTCAAGTCATTGATCCAGAATTTGGGTTTTATGGACCAATGGGTTTTGACATTGGAGCCTTCCTTGGAAACCTGATTTTGGCATACTATGCACAGAACGGACATGCTGATCAAGCAAACGATCGTAAA GCTTACAAGAAATGGATCTTGAAGACAATTGAAGAGTCGTGGAATTTGTTCCAGAAAAAGTTCATTGAACTATGGAATAAACACAAAGAAGGGAATGGGGAGGCGTACCTGCCTGATATATACAACAACTCAAAGCTTTTGAGCGTTGCTCAGAAGAAGTACATGACAAACCTATTCCATGATAGCCTTGGGTTTGGTTCAGCCAAAATGATCAG GCGAATAGTTGGAATCGCTCACGTCGAGGATCTCGAGTCAATTAAGGATGCCAGCAAGAGAGCAGACTGCGAGCGCGCTGCCCTCAATTGTGCAAAGGCGATCCTCAAGGGAAGACGCCAATTTGAGACCATCGAGCAAGTCATTGAGCATATTCAATCGTTTGACCAGGACTGA